In one Cellulomonas sp. JZ18 genomic region, the following are encoded:
- a CDS encoding polysaccharide deacetylase family protein, giving the protein MSTGPLSRGDVLEVVPSPAPARTVVLTFDDGPNPPDTPALLDVLAREDVRAVFCLVGEQAQAHPDLVRRIVREGHVLGNHSFHHDDLEEWEPDAVRGDLERTLAAIRAAVPDAPVPFFRAPFGHWGRAIPVAGELGMRPLGWQLAVWDWEPPGVEELVRRLSGVVPGGIVLLHDGGGDRSQTVEAVARLVPRLRAEGWTFTVPA; this is encoded by the coding sequence GTGAGCACCGGTCCCCTCTCCCGCGGCGACGTCCTCGAGGTCGTCCCCTCCCCCGCCCCCGCCCGCACGGTCGTCCTCACGTTCGACGACGGCCCGAACCCGCCGGACACCCCCGCGCTGCTCGACGTGCTCGCACGCGAGGACGTCCGCGCCGTCTTCTGCCTCGTCGGGGAGCAGGCGCAGGCGCACCCGGACCTCGTGCGGCGGATCGTCCGGGAGGGGCACGTGCTGGGCAACCACTCGTTCCACCACGACGACCTGGAGGAGTGGGAGCCCGACGCGGTGCGCGGCGACCTCGAGCGCACGCTCGCGGCGATCCGGGCCGCGGTGCCGGACGCCCCCGTCCCGTTCTTCCGGGCGCCGTTCGGCCACTGGGGTCGCGCGATCCCCGTCGCCGGGGAGCTCGGCATGCGCCCGCTGGGGTGGCAGCTCGCCGTGTGGGACTGGGAGCCGCCAGGGGTCGAGGAGCTGGTCCGCCGGCTGAGCGGCGTGGTGCCGGGCGGGATCGTCCTGCTGCACGACGGCGGCGGCGACCGCAGCCAGACCGTCGAGGCGGTCGCGCGGCTCGTGCCCCGCCTGCGGGCCGAGGGGTGGACGTTCACCGTCCCGGCATGA
- a CDS encoding MFS transporter, translating into MSGTTGRAGAGPGPRGVLAVTVTLCLVQLVDVLGVTVVVTTLPSMLRDLDASAGEGTFVVTAYAMFFGGLLMVAARLGDRLGHRRVLLAAIVLFGLASVLGAVAGGVALLTAARALQGVAAAASVPAALRLLTTLVPEGPLRRRAVAAWSAAGAAAGATGFVVGGAVTEVATWRAVFWLTLALAAGLLVAVRLAVPADGARRTDVRVPWTSAALLTTGAMGLVAGPTLLAESGAVVTGALVLATGAAATVGVVAVERAAREPLVAREARGSSRLRWGTLGSFANTATTSSSATVATLHLQDELGLTPLAAASALVSVSVLAVVGSALAPRVIARLTWRRTMGAGLLLVAVANAVLVAWATPAAVALTAALSGLGLGASSVAANDMGTSVAEHLRATAAGVLNTAAQLGTALGTAAVLLVASATSARVGWAVVAGLAAAAGAACARRRSPAVEPAAAQA; encoded by the coding sequence GTGAGCGGGACGACCGGCCGCGCGGGCGCCGGCCCCGGCCCGCGCGGGGTCCTCGCCGTGACGGTGACGCTGTGCCTCGTCCAGCTCGTCGACGTGCTCGGCGTGACGGTCGTCGTGACGACGCTGCCGTCGATGCTGCGCGACCTCGACGCGAGCGCCGGCGAGGGCACGTTCGTGGTGACCGCGTACGCGATGTTCTTCGGCGGGCTGCTCATGGTCGCGGCCCGCCTCGGGGACCGGCTCGGGCACCGGCGCGTGCTGCTGGCGGCGATCGTGCTGTTCGGCCTGGCGTCGGTGCTGGGGGCCGTGGCGGGGGGCGTCGCGCTGCTCACGGCCGCGCGGGCGCTGCAGGGTGTCGCCGCCGCCGCCTCGGTGCCCGCGGCCCTGCGGCTGCTCACGACGCTCGTGCCCGAGGGGCCGCTGCGCCGGCGCGCGGTGGCGGCGTGGAGCGCCGCGGGGGCCGCGGCCGGGGCCACCGGGTTCGTGGTGGGCGGGGCCGTGACCGAGGTGGCGACGTGGCGGGCGGTGTTCTGGCTGACGCTCGCGCTCGCGGCGGGCCTGCTCGTGGCCGTGCGGCTCGCGGTCCCCGCCGACGGCGCCCGGCGCACCGACGTGCGCGTGCCGTGGACGTCCGCGGCGCTGCTGACCACCGGTGCGATGGGGCTCGTCGCCGGTCCGACCCTGCTCGCCGAGAGCGGGGCCGTCGTCACCGGGGCGTTGGTCCTCGCCACCGGCGCCGCCGCGACCGTCGGCGTCGTGGCCGTCGAGCGCGCGGCGCGGGAGCCGCTCGTGGCGCGCGAGGCACGAGGGTCGTCGCGGCTCCGCTGGGGCACCCTCGGCTCGTTCGCGAACACGGCGACGACCAGCTCGTCCGCGACCGTGGCGACGCTGCACCTGCAGGACGAGCTCGGGCTGACGCCGCTCGCCGCAGCGTCGGCGCTCGTGAGCGTGAGCGTGCTCGCGGTCGTGGGGTCGGCGCTCGCACCGCGGGTCATCGCCCGGCTGACGTGGCGGCGGACCATGGGCGCGGGGCTGCTGCTGGTCGCCGTCGCGAACGCCGTGCTGGTCGCGTGGGCCACGCCGGCCGCGGTCGCGCTCACCGCGGCGCTCAGCGGCCTGGGCCTGGGCGCCTCGTCCGTCGCGGCCAACGACATGGGCACCAGCGTCGCGGAGCACCTGCGCGCGACGGCCGCGGGCGTGCTCAACACCGCGGCCCAGCTCGGGACCGCGCTCGGGACGGCCGCGGTGCTGCTGGTCGCGTCGGCCACGTCGGCGCGCGTGGGCTGGGCCGTGGTGGCGGGGCTGGCCGCGGCGGCCGGCGCGGCGTGCGCCCGCCGGCGGTCCCCGGCGGTCGAGCCCGCGGCGGCCCAGGCGTGA
- a CDS encoding zinc-dependent alcohol dehydrogenase has translation MRALTWQGREKVTVETVPDPRVQEPTDAVIRVTSTAICGSDLHLYGVLGPYLSPGDVLGHEAMGVVEEVGPEAAGRLKVGDRVVVPFGIACGTCFFCTRGLQSQCETTQVRSQGKGAALFGYTELYGSVPGGQAQYLRVPQAQYGPVVVPDDGRPDETYLYLSDVLPTAWQAVAYADVPPGGTVAVVGLGPIGQMAARIALHRGAGRVIGIDRIPERLAMAARHGVDVLDASTCDDVPAVVRDRTQGRGADAVVEAVGMEAHGSPVFELAQKGAGFLPDALAKPFIEKAGVDRMAALQTAIGVARRGATVSVVGVYGGAIDPFPMMDVFDRQLTVRFGQANVRRWVDDILPLVTDDSDPLGVLDLRTHRVPLERAPEYYDVFQRKADGCIKVVLDPAA, from the coding sequence GTGCGCGCACTGACCTGGCAGGGCCGCGAGAAGGTCACCGTCGAGACCGTCCCGGACCCGCGGGTCCAGGAGCCGACCGACGCGGTGATCCGGGTGACGTCGACCGCGATCTGCGGTTCGGACCTGCACCTGTACGGCGTGCTGGGGCCCTACCTCTCCCCGGGGGACGTGCTCGGCCACGAGGCGATGGGCGTCGTCGAGGAGGTCGGGCCGGAGGCCGCGGGCCGGCTGAAGGTCGGCGACCGCGTCGTCGTCCCCTTCGGCATCGCCTGCGGCACGTGCTTCTTCTGCACGCGCGGGCTGCAGTCCCAGTGCGAGACGACGCAGGTGCGCAGCCAGGGCAAGGGCGCGGCGCTGTTCGGGTACACCGAGCTGTACGGGAGCGTCCCCGGCGGGCAGGCCCAGTACCTGCGCGTGCCGCAGGCGCAGTACGGGCCCGTGGTCGTGCCGGACGACGGCCGCCCCGACGAGACGTACCTCTACCTGTCCGACGTGCTGCCGACCGCGTGGCAGGCCGTCGCGTACGCGGACGTGCCGCCCGGCGGGACGGTCGCCGTCGTCGGCCTCGGGCCGATCGGGCAGATGGCCGCACGCATCGCGCTGCACCGCGGCGCCGGCCGCGTCATCGGCATCGACCGTATCCCGGAGCGGCTCGCGATGGCGGCGCGGCACGGCGTCGACGTCCTCGACGCCTCCACGTGCGACGACGTCCCCGCGGTCGTGCGCGACCGCACGCAGGGCCGCGGCGCGGACGCCGTCGTCGAGGCCGTCGGCATGGAGGCGCACGGGTCGCCGGTCTTCGAGCTCGCGCAGAAGGGCGCCGGCTTCCTGCCCGACGCGCTCGCGAAGCCGTTCATCGAGAAGGCCGGCGTCGACCGGATGGCCGCGCTGCAGACCGCGATCGGTGTGGCCCGCCGCGGTGCGACCGTGTCGGTCGTGGGCGTCTACGGCGGCGCGATCGACCCGTTCCCGATGATGGACGTCTTCGACCGTCAGCTCACCGTCCGCTTCGGCCAGGCCAACGTGCGGCGCTGGGTCGACGACATCCTGCCGCTGGTCACGGACGACTCCGACCCGCTCGGCGTGCTGGACCTGCGCACGCACCGCGTGCCGCTGGAGCGCGCGCCGGAGTACTACGACGTGTTCCAGCGCAAGGCGGACGGCTGCATCAAGGTCGTGCTCGACCCCGCGGCCTGA
- a CDS encoding DUF6518 family protein: MTSSTLAPARPAVPSATRGAAHGALAVVAGLASGGLTSFAQTYLTLPGVAALANAVSPWLVLPFLAGATARSRRGGALLGLLACLAQVPGYYLTASLRGYPASLPWVLVWAVLGVVGGAVAGLAGQSWWRGDGRERGRGAAVLVAVWLAEAVVQYGVVLRYTAEAVTFAVVGALAFVLLGLRHRQHVLVLTWLGPALLAGRAASSRCTRSRDLTPRCPAASARVAAQRVPRCRGRGAG; this comes from the coding sequence GTGACGTCCTCCACCCTCGCGCCCGCACGCCCCGCCGTCCCCTCCGCCACCCGCGGCGCCGCCCACGGCGCGCTCGCCGTCGTGGCCGGCCTCGCGTCCGGCGGCCTCACGTCCTTCGCGCAGACGTACCTGACCCTCCCCGGGGTGGCCGCACTCGCGAACGCCGTGAGCCCCTGGCTGGTGCTGCCCTTCCTGGCCGGTGCGACGGCGCGCAGCCGCCGCGGGGGCGCGCTGCTCGGGCTGCTCGCGTGCCTCGCGCAGGTGCCCGGGTACTACCTGACGGCGTCGCTGCGGGGCTACCCCGCGTCGCTGCCGTGGGTGCTGGTGTGGGCGGTGCTGGGCGTCGTCGGCGGCGCGGTCGCCGGGCTGGCGGGGCAGTCGTGGTGGCGCGGGGACGGTCGCGAGCGCGGGCGCGGTGCGGCGGTGCTCGTCGCGGTGTGGCTGGCCGAGGCGGTCGTGCAGTACGGCGTCGTGCTGCGGTACACCGCCGAGGCCGTGACGTTCGCGGTCGTGGGGGCGCTGGCGTTCGTGCTGCTGGGGCTGCGCCACCGGCAGCACGTGCTCGTGCTCACGTGGCTCGGGCCCGCGCTGCTCGCGGGGCGGGCGGCTTCCTCGCGCTGCACGCGCTCGCGTGACCTCACGCCGCGCTGTCCCGCGGCGTCTGCTCGGGTGGCGGCGCAGCGGGTGCCGCGATGTCGGGGGCGAGGGGCAGGATGA
- a CDS encoding YafY family protein, which yields MSGPSARLLSLLSLLQSRRDWPGEVLADRLGVSPRTVRRDVDRLRELGYPVHATKGPDGGYRLEAGSHMPPLLLDDEQVLALTLALQTASTGVDGVDDAAGRALATLRQVMPARLRAAADALAVTVVPRDERPARPAVPPDVLLAVGAAVRAREVLRFDYEGGSGPVLGSGDGAFRPPRRVEPHHLVTWGGRWYLVAYDLDRSDWRTFRADRMSPRTPTGPRVAARTVPGGDVSAFVAARLGARPAWPCRGEAVLDLPAAEVARWAGRDALVEPVADDRARLVTGSWSWDGLAAMLVMYEVPFEVVGPDELRDAVRRVARRLERALG from the coding sequence ATGTCCGGACCGTCCGCCCGCCTGCTGTCGCTGCTGTCGCTGCTGCAGTCGCGGCGCGACTGGCCCGGGGAGGTGCTGGCCGACCGCCTCGGCGTCAGCCCCCGCACCGTGCGGCGCGACGTCGACCGGCTGCGCGAGCTCGGCTACCCGGTGCACGCGACGAAGGGACCCGACGGCGGCTACCGCCTGGAGGCGGGCAGCCACATGCCGCCCCTGCTGCTCGACGACGAGCAGGTGCTCGCCCTGACGCTGGCCCTGCAGACCGCGTCCACCGGCGTGGACGGCGTCGACGACGCCGCCGGGCGTGCCCTCGCCACGCTGCGGCAGGTCATGCCCGCGCGGCTGCGTGCGGCGGCCGACGCCCTCGCCGTCACCGTCGTCCCGCGCGACGAGCGCCCTGCGCGACCTGCCGTGCCGCCCGACGTGCTGCTCGCCGTGGGCGCCGCCGTGCGCGCACGCGAGGTCCTGCGGTTCGACTACGAGGGCGGCAGCGGACCGGTCCTGGGCAGCGGGGACGGCGCCTTCCGGCCCCCACGCCGCGTCGAGCCCCACCACCTCGTCACCTGGGGCGGGCGCTGGTACCTCGTCGCCTACGACCTCGACCGGTCCGACTGGCGCACGTTCCGCGCGGACCGCATGTCGCCGCGCACGCCGACCGGACCCCGGGTGGCCGCACGCACCGTGCCGGGCGGCGACGTCTCCGCGTTCGTCGCCGCGCGCCTGGGGGCACGCCCGGCGTGGCCGTGCCGCGGCGAGGCCGTGCTCGACCTGCCCGCCGCCGAGGTGGCGCGCTGGGCGGGGCGGGACGCGCTGGTCGAGCCCGTCGCCGACGACCGCGCCCGCCTCGTGACCGGCTCGTGGTCGTGGGACGGGCTCGCCGCGATGCTCGTGATGTACGAGGTGCCGTTCGAGGTCGTGGGGCCCGACGAGCTGCGGGACGCGGTGCGGCGGGTCGCGCGCAGGCTCGAGCGCGCGCTCGGCTGA
- a CDS encoding ABC transporter permease: MSTTTTQEAAGVDAPPAPEVRRSWWSDVWLVMARELRPVVREPFSVVFGLVQPLVFLALFGPLLAGSAGGALPGGGVWQWFVPGILVMTTLFGTSTTGSNLQYEMQTGAHERLLVTPLSRSSQLVGRSLKEMVPLVAQALIVVAVMLPFGFRPDPVGTVLGFALLAVLGVGLGSLSYALAIAVRKQEWMFWAVQQTVLFPLMILSGLLLPLESGPRWMQAAAQVNPLRWVVDAERALFAGDLTASAVLWGVLAAAATAGLGLVVGVRTILRSAD; the protein is encoded by the coding sequence ATGAGCACGACGACGACGCAGGAGGCGGCGGGCGTCGACGCGCCCCCCGCGCCGGAGGTCCGCCGCTCGTGGTGGTCGGACGTGTGGCTCGTCATGGCCCGCGAGCTGCGGCCCGTGGTGCGCGAGCCGTTCTCGGTGGTGTTCGGGCTCGTGCAGCCGCTGGTGTTCCTCGCCCTGTTCGGCCCGCTGCTCGCGGGGTCGGCCGGCGGCGCGCTGCCCGGCGGCGGCGTGTGGCAGTGGTTCGTGCCCGGCATCCTCGTGATGACGACCCTGTTCGGCACGTCGACGACGGGCTCGAACCTGCAGTACGAGATGCAGACCGGCGCGCACGAGCGGCTGCTCGTGACGCCGCTGTCCCGCTCGTCGCAGCTCGTCGGCCGGTCCCTGAAGGAGATGGTGCCGCTGGTGGCGCAGGCGCTGATCGTCGTGGCGGTCATGCTGCCGTTCGGGTTCCGCCCGGACCCCGTCGGCACCGTCCTGGGGTTCGCGCTGCTCGCCGTCCTGGGCGTCGGTCTCGGCTCGCTCAGCTACGCCCTCGCCATCGCGGTGCGCAAGCAGGAGTGGATGTTCTGGGCCGTGCAGCAGACCGTCCTGTTCCCGCTGATGATCCTGTCCGGCCTGCTGCTGCCGCTCGAGAGCGGGCCGCGGTGGATGCAGGCCGCGGCCCAGGTGAACCCGCTGCGCTGGGTCGTCGACGCCGAGCGTGCGCTGTTCGCGGGGGACCTGACGGCGTCCGCCGTGCTGTGGGGTGTCCTGGCGGCGGCGGCGACCGCGGGGCTCGGCCTGGTCGTCGGGGTGCGGACGATCCTGCGCTCGGCGGACTGA
- a CDS encoding methylated-DNA--[protein]-cysteine S-methyltransferase produces the protein MDVTTGTTRPVPEAAVPEGAPQAGLVHAVLGSPVGPVVVAVEEGAVTHLRLPRTDGTPAADDVGERVDPRDDPLLAEAVRQLTAYFAGDLRDFDLPLRYAGTAFQRKVWDGLRRIPYGTTTSYGALAESVGLDPRTTARAVGAANGANRMAIVVPCHRVIGAGGKLVGFAAGLDRKRALLDLERRVVGGPALLF, from the coding sequence GTGGACGTGACGACGGGGACGACGCGACCCGTGCCGGAGGCCGCCGTGCCGGAGGGTGCCCCGCAGGCGGGCCTCGTGCACGCCGTGCTGGGCTCACCCGTGGGGCCGGTCGTGGTCGCCGTGGAGGAGGGGGCGGTCACGCACCTGCGCCTGCCGCGCACCGACGGCACGCCCGCCGCCGACGACGTGGGGGAGCGCGTCGACCCGCGGGACGACCCGCTGCTGGCCGAGGCGGTGCGTCAGCTCACGGCCTACTTCGCGGGGGACCTGCGCGACTTCGACCTTCCCCTGCGGTACGCCGGCACCGCGTTCCAGCGCAAGGTCTGGGACGGCCTGCGGCGCATCCCGTACGGCACGACCACGTCGTACGGCGCGCTCGCGGAGTCGGTCGGCCTCGACCCGCGCACGACCGCCCGCGCGGTCGGCGCGGCGAACGGCGCGAACCGCATGGCGATCGTCGTCCCGTGCCACCGCGTCATCGGCGCGGGCGGGAAGCTGGTCGGCTTCGCCGCGGGGCTGGACCGCAAGCGCGCGCTGCTCGACCTCGAGCGGCGGGTCGTCGGCGGCCCCGCGCTGCTGTTCTGA
- a CDS encoding ATP-binding cassette domain-containing protein codes for MIRTRGLTKDFVVSRTETVHAVRGVDLDVAPGELVAVLGPNGAGKSTTMRMLTTLLRPTAGTATVAGADVTTAPATVRRRIGYVGQGNGAGHAQRVGDELVVQGRVYGLDRAGAPRRAGELLDALELGDLARRKVTDLSGGQRRRLDVALGLVHAPRLLFLDEPSTGLDPHTRANLWQHVLRLRREHEMTIVLTTHYLDEADTMAERVVVVDHGRVIADDTADGLKRDLAGDRVELTAGSPEDAARLAALVERLPGAREVAVTGAHVSGRVADGPASVPAVVRAADAAGVGVVAAQAVRPTLDDVFLALTGRSLRDGGPAVADPDEQQAAAAAGKDAA; via the coding sequence ATGATCCGCACCCGAGGACTGACGAAGGACTTCGTCGTCAGCCGCACCGAGACCGTGCACGCCGTGCGCGGCGTCGACCTCGACGTCGCCCCCGGCGAGCTCGTGGCCGTGCTCGGCCCGAACGGCGCCGGCAAGTCGACGACCATGCGCATGCTCACCACGCTGCTGCGTCCCACGGCCGGCACCGCGACCGTCGCGGGCGCCGACGTGACGACCGCGCCGGCCACCGTCCGGCGGCGCATCGGCTACGTCGGGCAGGGCAACGGCGCCGGGCACGCCCAGCGCGTCGGCGACGAGCTCGTGGTCCAGGGCCGCGTGTACGGGCTCGACCGCGCGGGCGCCCCCCGTCGCGCCGGCGAGCTGCTCGACGCGCTCGAGCTCGGTGACCTCGCGCGCCGCAAGGTCACCGACCTGTCCGGCGGCCAGCGTCGCCGCCTCGACGTCGCGCTCGGCCTCGTGCACGCCCCGCGGCTGCTGTTCCTCGACGAGCCCAGCACGGGCCTCGACCCGCACACCCGCGCCAACCTGTGGCAGCACGTGCTGCGGCTGCGGCGCGAGCACGAGATGACGATCGTGCTGACGACGCACTACCTCGACGAGGCCGACACCATGGCGGAGCGGGTCGTCGTGGTCGACCACGGCCGCGTCATCGCCGACGACACCGCCGACGGCCTCAAGCGCGACCTCGCGGGCGACCGCGTCGAGCTCACCGCCGGCTCGCCCGAGGACGCCGCGCGGCTCGCGGCGCTGGTCGAGCGGCTGCCCGGCGCGCGCGAGGTCGCGGTGACGGGAGCGCACGTGTCGGGGCGGGTCGCCGACGGGCCGGCCTCCGTCCCCGCCGTCGTGCGCGCCGCGGACGCGGCCGGTGTCGGCGTCGTGGCGGCTCAGGCCGTCCGCCCGACGCTCGACGACGTCTTCCTCGCCCTGACCGGGCGCAGCCTGCGCGACGGCGGCCCCGCCGTCGCGGACCCCGACGAGCAGCAGGCGGCCGCGGCCGCCGGGAAGGACGCGGCATGA
- a CDS encoding alpha/beta fold hydrolase has protein sequence MTETAAAPPRRRRRRWLVTLGVVAVLALVVALLLRQPSPVGHWRSADGHDRYLAAYDEAFADLPEPERTRDVRTDFGVVRVYRFAGASTRTTPLVLLPGTASGTPVWADNLPSLLDVADVYALDLLGEPGRSVQERPIRDHGDQAAWLDQVLAALPEDAFHLVGLSIGGWTATNLVLHAPERVASLTLVDPVRVFADIPAGTAVRSLPASVPWLPRAWRDSFASYTAGGAPVEDVPVAEMIEAGMQGYAMRLPQPSLVPEEDLGRIDVPVLAIVAEESVMHDASRAVEVAERALQDGTVSLYEGASHAVNGEEPERIARDVAAFLPADR, from the coding sequence GTGACCGAGACCGCCGCCGCTCCCCCGCGTCGCCGTCGTCGCCGGTGGCTCGTCACGCTCGGCGTCGTCGCCGTCCTGGCGCTCGTCGTGGCGCTGCTCCTGCGTCAGCCGTCCCCCGTGGGCCACTGGCGCAGCGCCGACGGGCACGACCGGTACCTCGCCGCGTACGACGAGGCGTTCGCCGACCTGCCGGAGCCGGAGCGGACGCGCGACGTCCGCACCGACTTCGGCGTCGTGCGGGTCTACCGCTTCGCCGGTGCCTCGACGCGGACGACGCCGCTCGTGCTGCTGCCCGGCACGGCGTCCGGCACGCCCGTCTGGGCGGACAACCTGCCGTCGCTGCTGGACGTCGCCGACGTCTACGCCCTGGACCTGCTGGGCGAGCCGGGGCGCAGCGTGCAGGAACGGCCGATCCGCGACCACGGCGACCAGGCCGCGTGGCTCGACCAGGTGCTCGCCGCGCTCCCCGAGGACGCGTTCCACCTCGTGGGCCTGTCGATCGGGGGGTGGACGGCCACCAACCTCGTGCTGCACGCGCCCGAGCGGGTGGCGAGCCTGACGCTGGTCGACCCCGTGCGGGTGTTCGCGGACATCCCCGCCGGCACCGCGGTCCGCTCGCTGCCGGCGTCGGTGCCCTGGCTGCCGCGCGCGTGGCGGGACTCGTTCGCCTCGTACACGGCCGGCGGCGCCCCGGTCGAGGACGTGCCGGTGGCCGAGATGATCGAGGCCGGCATGCAGGGGTACGCCATGCGGCTGCCGCAGCCGTCGCTCGTGCCGGAGGAGGACCTCGGGCGGATCGACGTGCCGGTGCTCGCGATCGTCGCCGAGGAGTCGGTCATGCACGACGCGTCGCGGGCCGTCGAGGTCGCCGAGCGCGCGCTGCAGGACGGCACGGTGAGCCTGTACGAGGGCGCGTCGCACGCGGTGAACGGCGAGGAGCCGGAGCGGATCGCGCGGGACGTGGCGGCGTTCCTGCCCGCGGACCGGTGA
- a CDS encoding mechanosensitive ion channel family protein → MPGLLHTPAPPPAPLRAAATPSPSPEVVEVVRDVGTVVVPLLAVAGGVVVGYLLATAVGALVRRLAPRSVLAADLSRRSRRPLRVTLLVVSVWVALRLSTDPSDAWRPGVEHALLIATIVAVTWLVGSLAFVFEDLALQRYRVDVKDNRHARRVRTQVQVLRRITVAVLVVIGAAAVLLTFPGARAVGASVFASAGLLSIVAGLAAQSSLANVFAGLQLAFTDAIRVDDVVVVADEWGRIEEITLTYVVVHVWDDRRLILPSTYFTTTPFENWTRRAAELLGTVELDVDWEVPVEAMRAELTRLLSVTDLWDGRVGILQVTDAVGGVVRVRALASAVDAPTLFDLRCYVREGLVAWLQREAPQGLPRTRWEGGEAPLRASGVPTPPGTQAPTPTGGRPRHDGPEPPPAPSARPVEGRVRTPSRPGQGATVVLPVPGEWASDDTQRLAPAGQDARLFTGSIDAVARSQAFSGPGQEAIDEREQAASGGVPTVEGPAHGDRPRPSADADAPGDGLGDAPGGPPVHEGRGGPVPGGHEPETRTRPQPRLEAAGERPTPPTRRSTRTRGESDPGSE, encoded by the coding sequence GTGCCCGGTCTGCTCCACACCCCTGCGCCTCCTCCCGCCCCGCTCCGCGCCGCCGCGACCCCGAGCCCGTCGCCCGAGGTCGTCGAGGTCGTGCGTGACGTCGGCACCGTCGTGGTGCCCCTGCTCGCCGTGGCCGGCGGCGTCGTCGTCGGCTACCTGCTCGCGACGGCCGTCGGCGCGCTCGTGCGGCGGCTGGCCCCGCGCAGCGTGCTCGCCGCCGACCTCTCGCGGCGCTCCCGGCGACCGCTGCGCGTCACGCTGCTCGTCGTCTCGGTCTGGGTCGCGCTGCGCCTGAGCACCGACCCGTCCGACGCGTGGCGACCGGGCGTGGAGCACGCGCTGCTCATCGCCACGATCGTCGCCGTCACCTGGCTCGTGGGGTCGCTCGCGTTCGTCTTCGAGGACCTCGCCCTCCAGCGCTACCGCGTCGACGTCAAGGACAACCGGCACGCGCGCCGCGTGCGCACGCAGGTGCAGGTGCTGCGCCGCATCACCGTCGCGGTGCTCGTCGTCATCGGCGCCGCCGCCGTGCTGCTCACGTTCCCGGGCGCGCGTGCGGTTGGCGCGAGCGTGTTCGCGTCCGCGGGCCTGCTGTCGATCGTCGCGGGCCTGGCCGCGCAGAGCTCCCTCGCGAACGTCTTCGCCGGCCTGCAGCTCGCGTTCACGGACGCCATCCGGGTGGACGACGTGGTCGTCGTGGCGGACGAGTGGGGCCGCATCGAGGAGATCACGCTCACCTACGTCGTCGTGCACGTGTGGGACGACCGGCGGCTCATCCTGCCGTCGACGTACTTCACGACGACCCCGTTCGAGAACTGGACCCGCCGCGCCGCGGAGCTGCTCGGCACCGTCGAGCTCGACGTCGACTGGGAGGTGCCGGTGGAGGCGATGCGCGCCGAGCTCACGCGGCTGCTGTCCGTCACGGACCTGTGGGACGGGCGCGTCGGCATCCTCCAGGTCACCGACGCCGTCGGCGGGGTCGTGCGCGTGCGGGCCCTCGCGAGCGCCGTCGACGCCCCCACCCTGTTCGACCTGCGCTGCTACGTGCGCGAGGGACTCGTCGCCTGGCTCCAGCGCGAGGCGCCGCAGGGCCTGCCGCGCACCCGGTGGGAGGGCGGCGAGGCCCCGCTCCGTGCGTCGGGCGTCCCGACCCCGCCAGGCACGCAGGCGCCGACGCCGACGGGCGGCCGGCCGCGGCACGACGGCCCCGAGCCGCCGCCGGCCCCCTCGGCCCGGCCCGTCGAGGGTCGCGTCCGCACACCGTCCCGGCCGGGGCAGGGGGCGACGGTCGTCCTGCCGGTCCCCGGCGAGTGGGCGTCCGACGACACCCAGCGCCTGGCGCCGGCGGGTCAGGACGCGCGGCTGTTCACCGGCAGCATCGACGCCGTCGCGCGGTCCCAGGCGTTCTCGGGCCCCGGCCAGGAGGCCATCGACGAGCGGGAGCAGGCCGCGAGCGGCGGCGTGCCGACGGTCGAGGGGCCCGCGCACGGCGACCGGCCCCGCCCGTCAGCGGACGCGGACGCCCCCGGTGACGGCCTCGGGGACGCGCCGGGCGGCCCGCCCGTCCACGAGGGGCGCGGCGGACCCGTGCCCGGCGGGCACGAGCCCGAGACGCGCACGCGGCCGCAGCCCCGCCTCGAGGCGGCGGGTGAGCGGCCCACCCCGCCGACGCGTCGGTCCACGCGCACGCGCGGCGAGAGCGACCCGGGGAGCGAGTGA
- a CDS encoding DUF1697 domain-containing protein, translating to MVALLRGVNVGGATKVPMADLRRVVADSGFGDVRTYVNSGNVVLTSPDPDAEAVAARLRAACAEAFPAVRPDVVVRTAEEPRGVVAGNPFLDRDADPTHHHVVFLPGPGPAAAPDLDVAAFHPEDLAVGRREVYLFLPGGMGRSRLAQRLASLPGPAGTARNWRTVTTLSAMADARSGASPQSGAVPG from the coding sequence ATGGTCGCCCTGCTGCGGGGCGTCAACGTGGGCGGCGCGACGAAGGTCCCCATGGCCGACCTGCGCCGCGTCGTGGCGGACAGCGGCTTCGGCGACGTGCGCACGTACGTGAACAGCGGGAACGTCGTCCTGACGTCGCCCGATCCGGACGCCGAGGCCGTCGCCGCGCGCCTGCGGGCCGCGTGCGCGGAGGCGTTCCCCGCGGTCCGGCCGGACGTCGTCGTGCGCACCGCCGAGGAGCCGCGCGGCGTCGTGGCGGGCAACCCGTTCCTCGACCGCGACGCCGACCCGACCCACCACCACGTCGTGTTCCTCCCCGGCCCCGGACCGGCGGCCGCACCCGACCTCGACGTCGCCGCGTTCCACCCGGAGGACCTGGCCGTCGGCCGACGCGAGGTCTACCTGTTCCTGCCGGGCGGGATGGGCCGCTCGCGGCTCGCGCAGCGCCTCGCGAGCCTGCCGGGTCCTGCCGGCACCGCCCGCAACTGGCGCACGGTGACGACGCTGTCGGCGATGGCCGACGCCCGCTCGGGCGCGTCTCCCCAGTCGGGCGCGGTGCCGGGGTGA